The following proteins are co-located in the Acidimicrobiales bacterium genome:
- a CDS encoding flagellar motor protein, whose protein sequence is MDIASAAGVGLAFAAVLLSMIMDGGNPAALVSQPAAIILVVGGTLGATIAGYELKDVTGIAKVFLKAFMPGPPIEATESIEQVVHFADRARRDGLLALEEEAKNIEDPFLQKGLQLAIDGTDPEVVRDVLETEIAALKERHKFGAKFFADMGAFAPTLGIIGTVLGLVHMLENLSDPSSMGPLISAAFIATLWGVMTANLIYLPISNKLKRASAEEVHHKELILEGVLAIQAGANPRTVTEKLKSYLPPAERDEIGDEKQSA, encoded by the coding sequence ATGGACATCGCCTCTGCTGCTGGCGTCGGCCTCGCCTTTGCGGCCGTCCTGCTCTCGATGATCATGGACGGCGGCAACCCCGCCGCCCTGGTGAGCCAGCCGGCCGCCATCATCCTGGTCGTCGGCGGCACCCTCGGCGCCACCATCGCCGGTTACGAGCTCAAAGACGTCACCGGCATCGCCAAGGTGTTCCTCAAGGCGTTCATGCCCGGGCCGCCCATCGAGGCGACCGAGTCGATCGAGCAGGTCGTCCACTTCGCCGACCGTGCCCGCCGCGACGGCCTCCTGGCCCTCGAAGAAGAGGCCAAGAACATCGAGGATCCATTCCTCCAGAAGGGCCTCCAGCTCGCCATCGACGGCACCGACCCCGAGGTCGTGCGCGACGTCCTCGAAACCGAGATCGCCGCCCTGAAAGAGCGCCACAAGTTCGGCGCCAAGTTCTTTGCCGACATGGGCGCGTTCGCCCCGACGCTGGGCATCATCGGCACCGTTCTCGGCCTCGTTCACATGCTCGAGAACTTGTCGGACCCCTCGTCGATGGGTCCGCTCATCTCGGCCGCGTTCATCGCCACCCTCTGGGGCGTCATGACGGCCAACCTCATCTACCTGCCGATCAGCAACAAGCTGAAGCGGGCCTCCGCCGAGGAAGTGCACCACAAGGAGCTCATCCTCGAAGGCGTGCTCGCCATCCAGGCCGGCGCCAACCCGCGCACCGTCACCGAGAAGCTCAAGTCGTATCTGCCCCCGGCGGAGCGCGACGAGATCGGTGACGAGAAGCAGAGTGCGTAA
- a CDS encoding flagellar motor protein MotB: MSRRKHADHEEHENHERWLITYADMITLLMAFFVMMYGLSILDLKKFDQFKAGVAKQLGKSPIVDGGQGILISGTGVADASAPAIGSGNRNGAADAAQTQGSVPKQDLPTLANNLQQSLAAAGLADTAEVTTDPRGLVIYVANRTLFKSGSAYLEWDGRKVLDQLALTLSKIDNQVIVEGHTDNVPIRPGGEYPSNWELSTARATQVLRWMVEARGLPSVRFSAAGYADTRPRVPNDTPDHRATNRRVELVVVASDSPGGT; this comes from the coding sequence GTGTCACGCCGGAAGCACGCCGACCACGAGGAACACGAGAACCACGAACGGTGGCTGATCACCTACGCGGACATGATCACGCTGCTCATGGCCTTCTTCGTGATGATGTACGGCCTGTCGATCCTCGACCTGAAGAAGTTCGACCAGTTCAAGGCGGGCGTGGCCAAGCAGCTCGGCAAGAGCCCGATCGTGGACGGCGGCCAGGGCATCCTGATCTCGGGCACGGGTGTGGCCGACGCCTCGGCCCCCGCCATCGGCTCGGGCAACCGCAACGGCGCCGCCGACGCCGCCCAGACGCAGGGCAGCGTACCGAAACAGGATCTGCCGACGCTGGCCAACAACCTCCAGCAGAGCCTGGCCGCCGCCGGTTTGGCCGACACCGCCGAGGTCACCACCGACCCCCGCGGCCTCGTGATCTACGTCGCCAACCGCACGCTGTTCAAGAGCGGCTCGGCCTACCTCGAATGGGACGGCCGCAAGGTCCTCGACCAGCTGGCGCTGACGCTGTCGAAGATCGACAACCAGGTCATCGTCGAGGGCCACACCGACAACGTGCCGATCAGACCGGGCGGTGAGTACCCGTCGAACTGGGAGTTGTCGACGGCCCGGGCGACCCAAGTCCTGCGCTGGATGGTCGAGGCCCGCGGCCTGCCATCGGTGCGCTTCTCCGCCGCGGGTTACGCCGACACGCGTCCCCGCGTCCCCAACGACACGCCCGACCACCGGGCAACCAACCGCCGCGTCGAACTTGTCGTCGTGGCGTCCGATTCTCCTGGAGGAACCTAG